The proteins below are encoded in one region of uncultured Eubacteriales bacterium:
- the dnaA gene encoding Chromosomal replication initiator protein DnaA — protein MNSPADIWAKILSLMENDMTATTINTWFDDAVAVALEEDRFVLHTPTNFKRDIINSRYVPAIQKALRELFSADFQVLVLGEGELERFSAKAPDNSFMPGTEEYTFDRFVVGSSNKFAHAAALSVAERPGKSYNPLFIYGQSGLGKTHLLYAIAHSIHQTHPHFNVVYIKGDSFTNELVQAIQTGRNQEFREKYRSANILLMDDVQFIAGKDISQEEMFHTFNTLYEAGHQIVFTADRPPKEMQRLDDRLKTRFEWGLPVDIQPPDYETRVAIIKNKAIRRGMNLPDPVLQYIADNITSNVRQIEGTVNKILAFQELMGESVDVDTVIRAVRDMFKEKAEFLPSADVIIEEVCKYYNIENESLRGQGRTKDTVLARQIAIYIIRNMTNLSLTEIGKEFDKRDHTTIMHSIGRIESLIKQNAEVNEIIKDINANINARYE, from the coding sequence TTGAATTCTCCGGCCGATATCTGGGCAAAAATCCTTTCTCTCATGGAGAATGATATGACGGCTACCACCATCAACACCTGGTTTGATGATGCGGTGGCCGTTGCTCTGGAGGAGGACCGATTTGTCCTCCACACCCCCACCAACTTCAAGCGGGACATTATCAACTCCCGCTACGTCCCTGCCATCCAGAAGGCCCTGCGGGAGCTTTTCTCTGCCGACTTCCAGGTGCTTGTACTGGGGGAAGGGGAGTTGGAAAGGTTTTCCGCCAAGGCGCCCGACAATTCATTTATGCCGGGGACCGAGGAGTACACCTTCGACCGGTTCGTGGTGGGCTCATCCAACAAATTCGCCCATGCAGCAGCACTTTCGGTGGCCGAGCGGCCAGGCAAGAGCTATAACCCCCTCTTCATCTATGGGCAGTCCGGCCTCGGGAAGACGCATCTGCTCTATGCCATCGCCCACTCCATCCACCAGACCCACCCACACTTCAACGTAGTCTACATTAAGGGTGACAGCTTTACCAACGAGCTGGTGCAGGCCATCCAGACCGGGCGAAATCAGGAGTTCCGGGAGAAGTATCGCTCGGCCAACATTCTTCTGATGGATGACGTGCAGTTTATCGCCGGAAAAGACATCTCCCAGGAGGAGATGTTCCACACCTTCAACACTCTCTATGAGGCCGGACACCAGATCGTCTTCACCGCTGACCGGCCCCCAAAGGAGATGCAGCGTCTGGACGACCGGCTAAAGACCCGCTTTGAGTGGGGCCTGCCGGTGGACATCCAGCCCCCCGACTATGAGACGCGGGTAGCCATCATTAAGAACAAAGCCATCCGTCGGGGCATGAATCTGCCCGACCCTGTGCTCCAGTATATTGCGGACAACATTACCTCCAACGTCCGGCAGATTGAGGGTACAGTCAACAAAATTCTGGCCTTTCAGGAACTGATGGGCGAGAGCGTGGACGTTGATACCGTCATCCGGGCAGTGCGGGATATGTTCAAGGAGAAGGCCGAATTTCTCCCCTCCGCCGACGTCATTATTGAAGAGGTTTGCAAGTACTATAACATTGAAAATGAGTCCCTCCGGGGCCAGGGCCGCACCAAGGACACCGTGCTGGCCCGGCAGATCGCCATTTATATCATCCGCAACATGACCAACCTCTCCCTCACCGAGATCGGCAAGGAATTCGACAAGCGGGATCACACCACCATCATGCACTCCATCGGACGCATTGAGTCTCTGATCAAGCAGAATGCAGAGGTTAACGAGATCATCAAGGACATCAACGCAAATATCAATGCGAGGTACGAATAG
- a CDS encoding S4 domain protein, with the protein MREEKIKITTEFIKLEALLKFSGVVETGGEGKVLIQAGGVGVNGEVCTMRGKKIRSGDSVTLGDVKLVVL; encoded by the coding sequence ATGAGAGAAGAAAAAATCAAAATAACTACTGAGTTTATCAAATTGGAGGCCCTTTTAAAGTTCTCCGGAGTAGTGGAGACCGGAGGCGAGGGAAAAGTGCTGATCCAGGCCGGCGGAGTGGGTGTCAACGGTGAGGTTTGTACCATGCGGGGCAAGAAAATTCGCTCCGGGGACAGTGTGACCCTGGGAGACGTAAAGCTGGTCGTTTTATGA
- a CDS encoding hypothetical protein (Evidence 5 : No homology to any previously reported sequences) has product MPKRSLKTVISQEKGVRTICMIAAMKLASEYVIRGFQGKAVAVRSGDGVVLNGLLAVEGLTFQNPLEREPAALCCAVLLHRLQRIGRTGGDKAAGGWSQRGNIPAVPSDEEQKELFHALFSGSAKRPSLSAV; this is encoded by the coding sequence TTGCCGAAGAGGTCGTTAAAGACCGTGATCAGCCAGGAAAAGGGTGTCAGAACAATCTGCATGATAGCTGCCATGAAACTTGCCTCCGAATACGTAATTAGGGGCTTTCAGGGTAAGGCGGTAGCCGTCCGCTCAGGGGACGGGGTCGTACTCAATGGACTTCTGGCGGTGGAAGGGCTGACATTTCAAAATCCGCTTGAACGCGAGCCAGCCGCCCTTTGCTGCGCCGTACTTCTCCACCGCCTCCAGCGCATAGGCCGAACAGGTGGGGATAAAGCGGCAGGAGGGTGGTCGCAAAGGGGAAATATACCGGCGGTACCCTCGGATGAGGAGCAGAAAGAGCTTTTTCATGCCCTGTTCTCCGGCTCTGCCAAAAGGCCCAGCTTGTCCGCCGTTTGA
- a CDS encoding Recombinase — MLQSNEKITALYCRLSQEDELAGESGSIQHQKQILTEYAQKNGFPNPKMWADDGFSGVIFDRPAYNEMMAEVEAGNVSTIIVKDHSRLGRNRLIMGYLIEEKLPDYGVRYIAINDGVDTDKGVDESLAIRDLFNEWHARDTSKKIKAVKMAAAKRGERIGSKPPYGYQKDPNDPKRIVPNEDTAPIVRRIFALCASGLGPSKIARILLEEQVVSPTVYDYRTYGTNSAALKLDQPYAWSSTSVSHLLEHEEYIGTTVNCRSYIPSFKSKKSRENPPEKWLRFENTHEPLIDRETWDIVQRVRQGKRRPNKMGEQDMLSGLVECETCGTKHYLCRCGSWNEEQYTYACGKYHNHKEECTPHTIKVMALHQIVLGEIQKVTAEVKEHTEQFLQRALDKHQSQLKQELSAKARELEKVQKRLADLDKLLQKAFEQLALENLSETQFKALTGNYETERQELTQRFEKLEQEIHSGKDTMLNAERFLTIVDRYIDIQKLTPEIVREFIEKIVVHERSERWKKKNYTQQVDVYFNFVGKV, encoded by the coding sequence TTGTTACAGTCAAACGAAAAGATTACGGCACTTTACTGCCGTTTAAGCCAAGAGGACGAGCTTGCAGGGGAATCGGGCAGTATTCAACACCAAAAGCAGATACTGACGGAATATGCCCAGAAAAACGGCTTTCCCAATCCGAAAATGTGGGCAGACGATGGATTTAGCGGTGTGATCTTTGACCGCCCTGCCTACAATGAAATGATGGCAGAAGTGGAAGCCGGGAATGTGTCCACCATTATTGTGAAAGACCATTCACGACTGGGCAGAAACCGCCTTATCATGGGCTATCTCATTGAAGAGAAACTTCCCGACTACGGAGTGCGGTACATTGCTATCAATGACGGTGTGGACACCGACAAGGGAGTAGATGAAAGCCTTGCAATTCGTGACTTATTCAACGAGTGGCACGCCCGTGACACCAGCAAAAAAATCAAAGCAGTAAAAATGGCAGCGGCAAAACGTGGGGAACGGATCGGCTCTAAACCGCCCTACGGCTACCAGAAAGACCCTAATGACCCGAAACGGATTGTTCCTAATGAGGACACTGCCCCGATTGTTCGGCGTATTTTTGCCCTGTGTGCCAGCGGATTAGGCCCCAGCAAGATTGCCCGCATTCTGCTGGAAGAACAGGTTGTTTCACCTACAGTCTATGATTATCGCACTTATGGTACAAATAGCGCTGCTCTTAAACTGGATCAGCCTTATGCATGGAGTTCCACTTCTGTTTCACACCTCTTGGAACATGAGGAATACATCGGCACTACGGTAAACTGCCGTTCCTACATTCCCTCCTTCAAGAGCAAAAAATCAAGAGAAAATCCACCGGAAAAGTGGCTTCGATTTGAAAATACTCACGAGCCACTCATTGACAGGGAAACATGGGATATTGTTCAGAGGGTACGGCAGGGCAAACGCAGACCTAATAAAATGGGTGAACAGGATATGCTTTCAGGTTTGGTAGAATGTGAAACTTGCGGGACGAAGCATTACCTGTGTCGCTGCGGAAGCTGGAATGAGGAACAGTATACCTATGCTTGCGGAAAGTACCACAACCACAAGGAAGAGTGTACCCCGCATACCATCAAGGTCATGGCACTGCATCAGATTGTGCTTGGAGAAATCCAGAAGGTGACAGCCGAAGTCAAGGAGCACACTGAACAATTTCTGCAACGGGCACTGGATAAACACCAAAGCCAGCTAAAACAGGAGCTTTCAGCTAAGGCACGGGAGCTTGAAAAGGTTCAGAAACGTCTTGCGGATTTGGATAAGCTGTTGCAAAAAGCATTTGAACAGTTGGCACTGGAAAACCTGTCCGAAACACAGTTCAAGGCATTGACTGGAAACTATGAAACGGAACGACAGGAACTTACCCAGCGCTTTGAGAAGCTGGAACAGGAAATCCATTCTGGAAAAGACACCATGCTGAATGCCGAACGCTTCCTGACCATTGTAGACAGGTACATCGATATTCAGAAGCTGACACCTGAAATCGTGCGGGAGTTTATTGAGAAGATCGTGGTACATGAACGTTCCGAACGCTGGAAGAAGAAAAACTATACCCAGCAGGTTGATGTCTATTTCAACTTTGTGGGCAAGGTTTAA
- the rnpA gene encoding Ribonuclease P protein component produces the protein MEHTVSLKLNHEFRRLYAKGKSAAAPTLALYCRKNNRGYTRLGFTVGVKLGHAVVRNRVRRRLKEAYRTNESRFLPGYDIVVVGRTRAVHAKYREIERHLLQTADKLGLLAEPENRA, from the coding sequence ATGGAACACACGGTTTCCCTCAAACTAAATCATGAGTTCCGCAGGCTCTATGCTAAGGGGAAGAGCGCCGCGGCCCCTACGCTGGCCCTCTATTGCCGGAAGAACAACCGCGGATATACCCGCCTGGGATTTACCGTGGGGGTTAAGCTGGGACACGCCGTAGTCCGCAACCGGGTCCGCCGTCGGCTGAAGGAGGCTTACCGCACCAACGAGAGCCGATTTCTCCCGGGGTACGACATCGTGGTAGTAGGCCGCACCCGGGCCGTCCACGCCAAGTACCGGGAGATCGAGCGCCATCTCCTTCAAACGGCGGACAAGCTGGGCCTTTTGGCAGAGCCGGAGAACAGGGCATGA
- a CDS encoding hypothetical protein (Evidence 5 : No homology to any previously reported sequences) — MLSAILVGEAGAALRTAAGQDLTAIGSSHSLAEPVLLGTLTLFGLIGTNHCCTPPVRSSGAARRGTRPPQRPFTAAVDNHYAFTAKTDIGANGIIQDEQKPCQP, encoded by the coding sequence TTGTTGTCCGCCATCTTAGTGGGAGAGGCGGGCGCGGCCCTTCGCACGGCGGCGGGCCAGGACCTTACGGCCATTGGCAGTTCTCATTCTCTTGCGGAACCCGTGCTCCTTGGAACGCTGACGCTTTTTGGGCTGATAGGTACGAACCATTGTTGTACACCTCCTGTTCGTTCTTCCGGCGCGGCCCGGAGAGGGACACGCCCACCACAACGACCGTTTACGGCCGCGGTTGACAACCATTACGCCTTTACAGCAAAAACCGATATAGGCGCAAATGGTATTATACAGGATGAACAAAAGCCCTGTCAACCTTAA
- the yidD gene encoding hypothetical protein (Evidence 5 : No homology to any previously reported sequences), with protein MKKLFLLLIRGYRRYISPLRPPSCRFIPTCSAYALEAVEKYGAAKGGWLAFKRILKCQPFHRQKSIEYDPVP; from the coding sequence ATGAAAAAGCTCTTTCTGCTCCTCATCCGAGGGTACCGCCGGTATATTTCCCCTTTGCGACCACCCTCCTGCCGCTTTATCCCCACCTGTTCGGCCTATGCGCTGGAGGCGGTGGAGAAGTACGGCGCAGCAAAGGGCGGCTGGCTCGCGTTCAAGCGGATTTTGAAATGTCAGCCCTTCCACCGCCAGAAGTCCATTGAGTACGACCCCGTCCCCTGA
- a CDS encoding Membrane protein insertase, YidC/Oxa1 family, with product MAAIMQIVLTPFSWLITVFNDLFGNYGAALILFALLVKLILFPLSIKGKRSMIQTNALSAKMNKLQKMYGNNKEKYNLEVQKLYEKENVNPMGGCLWSMLPLLILLPLYYIVREPLTYMMGLTADQITALLGALPTTVAQTGAYYQLTAADVLARSFSAVAANPAVAAFKDSLLELNFDFLGINLASTPNWKFWTDGISWPSVGLALMPIISAGTSFLFSFISMKTNAINQQSAQATNSTTKSMMFMSPIISLWIGFAMPASMSIYWIAQNIFSLLQEYLAGKILKKDYEKAAEDAKRREEEEKEEEKRQREIERSERSKRIEESKNKKKAPKKEEDDKIPASVKEASRVGIRAYARGRAYDPLRFSSDGAAPAPVESEAISEEKQETEEK from the coding sequence ATGGCAGCTATCATGCAGATTGTTCTGACACCCTTTTCCTGGCTGATCACGGTCTTTAACGACCTCTTCGGCAACTACGGCGCCGCCCTCATCCTTTTCGCCCTACTGGTTAAGCTCATTCTCTTTCCCCTCTCCATCAAAGGCAAGCGGAGCATGATCCAGACGAACGCCCTCTCCGCCAAGATGAACAAGCTTCAAAAGATGTACGGCAACAACAAGGAGAAGTACAACCTGGAGGTCCAGAAACTCTACGAGAAGGAGAATGTAAACCCCATGGGCGGCTGCCTGTGGAGTATGCTTCCTCTCCTCATCCTCCTGCCCTTGTACTATATCGTCCGTGAGCCCCTGACCTATATGATGGGACTCACCGCCGACCAGATCACCGCCCTCTTGGGCGCGCTGCCCACCACCGTAGCGCAGACCGGCGCGTACTACCAGCTCACCGCCGCAGACGTGCTGGCCCGCAGCTTCAGCGCTGTCGCGGCGAACCCCGCCGTGGCCGCCTTCAAGGATAGCCTTCTGGAGCTCAACTTTGACTTCTTGGGCATCAACCTGGCCAGCACCCCCAACTGGAAATTCTGGACCGACGGAATCAGCTGGCCCAGCGTGGGACTTGCCCTCATGCCCATCATCTCCGCGGGCACCAGTTTCCTCTTCTCCTTCATTTCGATGAAAACCAACGCCATCAACCAGCAGAGTGCCCAGGCTACCAACTCCACTACGAAGAGCATGATGTTCATGAGCCCCATCATCTCCTTGTGGATCGGCTTTGCCATGCCTGCCTCCATGTCGATTTACTGGATCGCCCAGAACATCTTCTCCCTCCTCCAGGAATATCTGGCCGGAAAGATACTCAAGAAAGACTATGAGAAGGCGGCCGAGGATGCCAAGCGCCGTGAGGAGGAGGAGAAGGAAGAGGAGAAGCGCCAGCGCGAAATCGAGCGCTCCGAGCGCTCCAAGCGCATTGAGGAGTCTAAGAACAAGAAAAAGGCCCCCAAGAAGGAGGAGGACGACAAAATCCCCGCGTCCGTCAAGGAGGCCAGCCGCGTGGGTATCCGCGCCTACGCCCGGGGCCGCGCTTACGACCCACTCCGGTTCAGCTCCGACGGAGCCGCCCCCGCGCCTGTTGAATCTGAGGCCATATCTGAGGAGAAGCAGGAAACTGAGGAGAAGTAA
- the dnaN gene encoding DNA polymerase III subunit beta: MKFSCEKALLQTAITTSGRAVAGKSTIPALEGILLEAEDDLRLTGNNLEIGIRTIVPADIQRKGSMVVSARLLGEIVRRLPDDVVLITANDLMINIQCGMSEFNIMGTPADEFPALPTVEYQNSFELQQSVLRSMINETLFAVSGNDSRPVLTGSLFEVNEKGLTVVSVDGFRLAMRREPVDKKEGAEAFSFIVPGSSLSEVEKICADSEAPASVTQGSRHVMFKVGDTMLISRRLEGEFMAYEKSIPRNNPIHIYGDTRSLITSIDRVSLLISEKFKSPLRCLFEKDMLRIDTKTAIGNATDQCPVEGDGGGLEIGFNNKYLMDALKAAPADRIRLELGTRISSCVIVPAEGEENFLYMVLPTRLRADD; encoded by the coding sequence ATGAAGTTCTCCTGTGAAAAAGCGCTGCTCCAAACTGCCATCACCACCTCGGGCCGGGCGGTAGCTGGAAAAAGTACCATTCCCGCCCTGGAGGGAATCCTATTGGAAGCGGAGGATGACCTGCGCCTGACCGGCAACAATTTGGAAATCGGTATTCGCACCATCGTTCCAGCCGACATCCAGCGCAAGGGATCCATGGTGGTCTCTGCCCGGCTGCTGGGCGAGATTGTCCGCCGTTTGCCTGACGATGTGGTGTTGATCACAGCCAACGACCTGATGATCAACATCCAGTGTGGAATGAGCGAGTTCAACATCATGGGTACACCGGCGGATGAGTTTCCTGCCCTGCCCACCGTGGAGTATCAGAACTCTTTCGAGCTCCAGCAGAGCGTTTTGCGGTCCATGATTAATGAGACCCTCTTCGCAGTCTCCGGAAACGACAGCCGCCCCGTGCTCACAGGGTCCCTCTTTGAGGTAAACGAGAAGGGTCTCACCGTCGTGTCGGTGGACGGGTTCCGCCTGGCTATGCGGCGCGAGCCGGTGGACAAAAAAGAGGGGGCTGAAGCCTTCTCCTTTATCGTACCCGGCTCCTCTCTCTCCGAGGTGGAGAAGATTTGTGCCGACAGCGAGGCTCCCGCATCGGTGACTCAGGGGTCTCGCCACGTCATGTTCAAGGTAGGTGACACGATGCTTATCTCCCGTCGGCTGGAGGGGGAATTTATGGCCTACGAGAAGTCCATCCCCCGCAACAACCCCATCCATATCTATGGCGACACCAGGTCTCTCATCACCTCAATCGACCGGGTGAGCCTCCTCATCAGCGAGAAATTCAAGAGTCCCCTCCGCTGCCTTTTCGAGAAGGATATGCTGCGCATCGACACCAAGACCGCTATCGGCAACGCTACCGACCAGTGCCCTGTGGAGGGGGATGGCGGCGGCCTGGAGATCGGTTTCAACAATAAGTACCTGATGGACGCACTGAAGGCCGCCCCCGCCGACCGCATCCGGCTGGAGTTGGGGACGCGCATATCCTCCTGCGTCATTGTCCCCGCCGAGGGGGAGGAAAATTTCCTCTATATGGTACTGCCCACCCGCCTAAGAGCCGACGATTAA
- a CDS encoding R3H domain protein: protein MEKYLEMTGRTEDLAIEAALQKLGLDRDDVSVEILERPKSGFLGIGGSPAKVKITYQAPDEPAPAPAAPVKPTPAAPTAPVKAAPLKEAVPAKPAPSPVKLTTPVGEDDDRASAITEFLTGLMAHMGVDATPQVALGEENTYEVELVGQSLGALIGRRGETLDAIQQLTNYSVNRGHAKRVRVHVDAEHYRAKREESLVRLAEKVAGKVVKYRRNVTLEPMNAYERHVIHTALQEHPDVTTYSTGTEPNRRTVVAYSQGEHR from the coding sequence ATGGAGAAATATCTTGAAATGACTGGTCGCACCGAAGACCTGGCCATTGAAGCCGCCCTTCAGAAACTGGGCCTGGACCGGGATGACGTGTCGGTGGAGATTCTGGAGCGCCCCAAGTCCGGGTTCCTGGGTATCGGCGGCTCCCCCGCCAAGGTAAAGATCACCTATCAGGCCCCCGATGAGCCCGCGCCGGCCCCGGCTGCCCCGGTCAAGCCGACCCCGGCGGCGCCTACCGCTCCCGTCAAAGCTGCCCCCCTGAAGGAGGCTGTCCCCGCAAAGCCCGCGCCCTCCCCCGTCAAGCTCACCACCCCAGTGGGGGAGGATGATGACCGGGCCTCCGCCATTACCGAATTTCTCACCGGCCTTATGGCTCATATGGGCGTGGATGCCACGCCACAGGTGGCCCTGGGGGAGGAGAACACCTATGAGGTGGAGCTGGTTGGGCAGAGCCTTGGGGCCTTGATCGGCCGCCGAGGGGAGACCCTGGACGCGATCCAGCAGCTCACCAACTACTCCGTGAACCGGGGCCACGCCAAGCGCGTCCGGGTACACGTGGACGCGGAGCACTACCGCGCCAAGCGGGAGGAGAGCCTGGTGCGCCTGGCCGAGAAGGTAGCGGGTAAGGTGGTCAAATACCGCCGCAACGTTACCCTGGAGCCCATGAATGCCTATGAGCGCCACGTCATCCACACCGCCCTTCAGGAGCACCCCGACGTGACCACCTATTCCACCGGCACCGAGCCCAACCGCCGCACCGTGGTCGCCTACAGTCAGGGCGAGCACCGGTAA